A window from Bacteroidota bacterium encodes these proteins:
- a CDS encoding aldehyde dehydrogenase family protein yields MALINELEKMRGYYDSGATRSYEFRKGQLLKFKKGLLKYEQEIYDALYADLKKSKEEAYASELGLLLGEIKMTLNHLKQWMEPKTVETEMVNLPASCKIYRDPFGVVLIIAPWNYPLQLLLVPFVGAIAGGNCVILKPSEFSSATSFLIHKMISEIFSPEYVKVVEGDGATVIPEMMNAFRFDSVFYTGSVPVGKIIYRSAAEKLIPVTLELGGKSPGIVEADANLKVAARRLVLGKFLNAGQTCVAPDYLLVHSSVKDELVKQLIIAIEKFYTSNSVDDYNYGKIINEKRFDKLISYLQQGKILYGGKHDRSKCWLEPTLIESVSLDSAVMTEEIFGPVLPIITFNTTEEAMNVVKQNPDPLAFYLFTSSTNKQKQWIENTPFGGGSINETAWYFANKSFPFGGVGNSGIGAYHGRYTFNTFTREKPVMKAPTWFDPSIKYPPMKGKLKIFKWFIG; encoded by the coding sequence ATGGCTTTGATAAATGAGCTGGAAAAAATGCGAGGCTATTATGACAGCGGAGCCACCCGTTCATATGAATTCAGGAAAGGCCAGCTTTTAAAGTTCAAAAAGGGGTTATTGAAATACGAACAGGAAATTTATGATGCATTATATGCTGATTTGAAAAAAAGTAAAGAAGAAGCTTATGCAAGTGAGTTGGGCTTATTACTGGGCGAAATAAAGATGACATTGAATCACCTGAAGCAATGGATGGAGCCAAAAACGGTTGAAACAGAAATGGTGAACCTGCCCGCATCCTGCAAAATATATCGTGACCCCTTTGGCGTTGTGCTGATCATTGCCCCCTGGAATTATCCTTTACAATTGTTGCTGGTTCCTTTTGTTGGTGCCATAGCAGGAGGCAATTGTGTTATTCTTAAACCCTCCGAGTTTTCTTCTGCTACCAGTTTTCTTATTCATAAAATGATCTCAGAAATATTTTCACCGGAATATGTAAAAGTGGTTGAAGGCGACGGCGCAACTGTAATTCCTGAGATGATGAATGCATTCCGTTTCGATTCTGTTTTTTATACCGGAAGCGTACCTGTAGGAAAAATTATTTATAGATCTGCTGCAGAAAAACTCATACCCGTTACGCTGGAGTTAGGAGGGAAAAGTCCTGGTATTGTAGAGGCAGATGCGAATCTGAAAGTAGCAGCAAGAAGATTAGTATTGGGTAAATTTCTGAATGCGGGACAAACCTGTGTCGCACCCGATTATTTACTGGTTCATTCATCTGTTAAAGATGAATTGGTAAAGCAATTGATCATTGCCATTGAAAAATTTTATACGAGTAACTCTGTAGACGATTATAATTATGGAAAAATAATTAATGAAAAAAGGTTTGATAAACTTATCAGCTACCTCCAGCAGGGTAAAATATTGTATGGCGGAAAGCATGATCGCAGTAAGTGCTGGCTTGAACCTACGTTAATAGAAAGCGTTTCTCTTGATTCAGCGGTAATGACAGAAGAAATTTTCGGGCCTGTGCTGCCAATAATTACATTCAATACAACTGAAGAAGCGATGAATGTGGTGAAACAAAACCCTGATCCACTGGCCTTTTATCTTTTTACCAGCAGCACTAATAAACAAAAACAATGGATTGAGAACACTCCGTTTGGTGGGGGCAGCATCAATGAAACAGCTTGGTATTTCGCCAATAAGAGTTTTCCTTTTGGTGGTGTGGGCAATAGCGGTATCGGCGCTTATCACGGGAGATACACATTCAATACTTTTACCCGGGAGAAACCAGTGATGAAGGCGCCAACATGGTTTGATCCATCAATAAAATATCCACCAATGAAAGGAAAGTTGAAAATATTTAAGTGGTTTATCGGGTAG
- a CDS encoding glutathione peroxidase, with the protein MTIRQRVLKAVYPAFTWLGRVTGKNSKVFNNDSTLAPKQSLYDLSFTMNNGETIPLSTYKGKKILLVNTASDCGYTDQYEDLQKLYEENKDGLVIIGFPANNFKEQEKGSDEEIAEFCKLNYGVTFPLAKKSSVAPGPDQHPVFQWLTDKNKNGWTNKKPSWNFSKYLVNEKGILVNYFDPSISPTGSEVKAAIKK; encoded by the coding sequence ATGACTATACGACAACGTGTGTTGAAAGCGGTTTATCCGGCATTTACCTGGTTGGGAAGAGTAACCGGCAAGAACAGTAAAGTGTTCAATAATGATTCAACACTTGCACCTAAGCAATCATTGTATGATCTATCCTTTACGATGAATAACGGAGAAACGATTCCCCTTTCAACTTATAAGGGTAAAAAAATTTTACTGGTAAATACAGCAAGTGACTGTGGCTATACTGATCAGTACGAAGATCTGCAAAAACTTTATGAGGAAAATAAAGATGGCCTTGTGATCATTGGTTTTCCGGCTAATAATTTTAAGGAACAGGAAAAGGGGAGTGATGAAGAGATAGCAGAGTTTTGCAAATTGAATTATGGTGTCACCTTCCCACTGGCGAAAAAAAGTAGTGTGGCTCCCGGCCCGGATCAGCATCCGGTTTTTCAGTGGCTTACTGATAAAAATAAAAATGGCTGGACCAATAAAAAGCCTAGCTGGAATTTTTCAAAATACCTGGTGAATGAAAAAGGAATTCTTGTAAATTATTTTGATCCTTCAATTTCTCCCACAGGAAGCGAAGTAAAAGCTGCCATAAAAAAATAA
- the dusB gene encoding tRNA dihydrouridine synthase DusB, protein MVKIDNIQLPDFPLLLAPMEDVSDPPFRAVCKDKGADLMYTEFISSEGLIRDAIKSRKKLDIFDYERPVGIQIFGGDEESLSMAAKIVEVTNPDLLDINFGCPVKKVALRGAGAGVLKDLDLMERLTSAVVKATSLPVTVKTRLGWDDNTKNIEEVAERLQDVGIKALAIHGRTRTQMYKGEADWTLIGKVKNNPRIKIPIFGNGDIDSPEKALEYKNRYGVDGIMIGRAAIGYPWVFNEIKHFVRTGEYLPPPTIEDRVDVCRKHLYKSVEWKNPIVGINEMRRHYANYLKGLPNIKEYRNKLVTLKTVEEIDEVLNEIVVTYSGFEFEKSAIELVNYHEKCPV, encoded by the coding sequence ATGGTCAAAATAGATAACATACAATTACCTGACTTCCCGTTGCTTCTTGCCCCCATGGAAGATGTAAGTGATCCGCCTTTTCGTGCTGTATGTAAGGACAAAGGCGCTGACCTGATGTACACCGAATTTATTTCGAGTGAAGGTTTGATCCGTGATGCTATCAAAAGCCGGAAGAAGCTTGACATCTTCGATTATGAAAGACCTGTCGGTATTCAGATCTTTGGCGGTGATGAAGAAAGTCTGTCAATGGCAGCAAAGATCGTGGAAGTAACCAATCCCGATCTGCTGGATATAAATTTCGGTTGCCCTGTAAAAAAAGTAGCATTGCGAGGTGCCGGTGCCGGCGTATTGAAAGATCTTGACCTGATGGAACGACTTACTTCTGCTGTTGTAAAAGCAACTTCGTTGCCCGTTACTGTAAAAACAAGATTGGGTTGGGATGATAACACAAAGAATATTGAAGAGGTTGCTGAACGATTACAGGATGTCGGCATCAAAGCATTAGCTATTCATGGCAGAACAAGAACACAGATGTATAAAGGTGAAGCTGACTGGACACTGATCGGAAAAGTGAAAAACAATCCACGAATTAAAATCCCCATTTTTGGTAACGGTGATATTGATTCACCGGAAAAAGCATTGGAATATAAGAACCGTTATGGTGTGGATGGGATTATGATCGGCCGTGCTGCTATTGGTTATCCATGGGTGTTTAATGAAATAAAACATTTTGTAAGAACAGGTGAGTACCTGCCGCCACCAACCATTGAAGACAGGGTAGATGTATGCCGCAAACATTTATATAAATCGGTAGAATGGAAAAATCCCATAGTTGGCATCAATGAAATGCGCAGGCATTATGCAAATTATTTAAAAGGTCTTCCCAATATAAAAGAATACCGCAATAAACTGGTCACATTAAAAACAGTTGAAGAAATTGATGAAGTGCTGAATGAAATTGTTGTTACCTACTCAGGCTTTGAATTTGAAAAATCAGCGATAGAGCTGGTGAACTATCATGAAAAATGCCCGGTATAG
- a CDS encoding CPBP family intramembrane metalloprotease yields MSHPATKKTDYWSQFALLAAITGGGFILAALISVIPILVSSDLKGLSGLSSKELMNKILVPENANMLRLVQFVSTFFLFFVPAWAYAKYCHKKPFTHLGFKNKVSIGQAGIVIVIMIACLPMVGGLTDLTESLPFSKEMFEKFKAAEEEYNAQISIIGKMDSFPEFLLSLFMLAILPALFEEVLFRGAVQNLFSRWWKMPILAIIVTSILFSAVHFSYLGFLSRAALGFVLGWMYYRSGNIWLNIIAHGINNAIALTAMYLSVEEPEAPGWLGLVSVVVVIGLFFLFERISKNQINKPGEEVLIDYEDMNKPSWTQQ; encoded by the coding sequence ATGTCACATCCGGCAACAAAAAAAACAGATTATTGGTCCCAGTTTGCACTATTAGCAGCAATTACCGGCGGCGGATTTATCCTTGCCGCACTTATTTCTGTTATACCTATATTGGTGAGCAGTGATTTGAAAGGGCTTTCAGGGTTATCTTCCAAAGAACTAATGAATAAGATATTAGTACCTGAAAATGCAAACATGCTCAGGTTGGTGCAGTTTGTTTCCACATTCTTTTTGTTTTTTGTTCCGGCATGGGCTTATGCAAAATATTGTCATAAGAAACCATTTACACACCTGGGTTTTAAAAATAAGGTGAGTATCGGGCAGGCAGGAATTGTTATTGTAATTATGATTGCCTGTTTGCCAATGGTAGGCGGCCTTACTGATCTAACAGAGTCATTACCCTTTTCTAAAGAGATGTTTGAAAAATTCAAAGCCGCTGAGGAAGAATACAATGCACAAATAAGCATTATTGGTAAAATGGACAGCTTTCCTGAATTCCTGCTTTCATTATTTATGTTAGCTATTCTACCGGCTTTATTTGAAGAGGTATTGTTCAGGGGTGCAGTACAGAATTTATTCAGCCGCTGGTGGAAGATGCCGATACTTGCAATTATTGTTACTTCCATTTTATTCAGCGCCGTGCATTTTTCTTATCTCGGGTTTTTAAGCAGGGCAGCGTTGGGATTTGTGCTCGGCTGGATGTATTACAGGTCAGGAAATATCTGGCTCAATATCATTGCCCATGGAATTAATAATGCAATAGCATTAACCGCAATGTATTTGTCAGTGGAAGAACCGGAAGCTCCAGGTTGGTTGGGACTTGTATCCGTAGTTGTAGTAATAGGTTTATTTTTCCTTTTTGAGAGGATCAGTAAAAATCAGATCAACAAACCCGGTGAGGAAGTGCTGATAGACTATGAAGACATGAATAAACCTTCCTGGACACAGCAATAG